One Tachysurus vachellii isolate PV-2020 chromosome 5, HZAU_Pvac_v1, whole genome shotgun sequence genomic window, CAGAAAAGAGCTGCCTTTTTCAATAATCTATTGCATTTAACTGAAGTTCTGTTGGTCAAATATTACAGTAAAGGTTTCAATTTCAAAACCTAATTGATTAAGCCTTTTGTTTGGGAGAAAGATCTTTATACAACATTGAAACAATACAGGCTTATGTGCATATGTAATTGGGCTTTATGTAACCTTCATGTGACCAATTTTCTGCAAATGTTGACAATTTGATTACAAATATAACTGAATTTCTGAACAGTCCATTGAGATTTTTCGTTCATATTGTTCGCTATGAAAGCATTTGTTTTTGGTTATATGGGTTGCAAATTGTAAAAAAAGATTGGTTCTCCTGCTTTTTGCATTCATAAAAAGTATAATACACACctaacaaaaacacattcatccatttaAAATAGATAGAATCcataagcaaaataaataaaactgcttGTATAATGCAGTCTCTGCTTACAAAACTGCAATCATCACATAATTTATAGCCTAGGTCATTTGAAGCCGAGTGAAACTGAGAATGAAGGATGAGGAAATGGTTGATATAATCAGGTTTTTCATGAAGgatgtatgtaaatgtactaACAGTGATGCCTTCAGCAGTACACCTGACTTGGTTGTGTTGTTCCCAATAATCTCAGCTCTGTGCTGCTGTCAGAGTCATTGTCTATAGATATGCTGGTGTGACGGTGTCCATGCTGCTCCTCTCCAGTGGAATTGTGACTCTGAACAGCCTCGAGAGCGGAGATGCTGCTGCCAGAGACAGTGCGGGAGCGTGACAGGCGGGTCATGCTAACTGTGGGAActgacaaagaataaaaatgatatacagtGAGGAAAGTCTTGATAGATGAACCGtttaaaacatacaaataaagtttatatGCTGACATGACATGATGTGAATTCCTCCCATTTAAATAATGTGCTTCCAGATAAGTAATTTAGAACCTGGGCCAAACTTTATCTATCTTTAACCAACTTTACTTACTATATCCCAGTCCCTGAATGAAGTACTTAAAGGCCTCTGCTAGCTTGGCGGgctgaaaggaaaaggaaacagTGAATAAAGTAAATACACGTATCTATCAATCTCAATAGAAATTAGGACACTTTAATTTTCAAGTGGATCCAAACCTGATCAACCTGAGGAAGGCCTCCGCAGTCAGCCATCTACATCAGTGagagtaaaaaagtacaaaaattatttttatatatatatatatatatatatatatatatatatatatatatatatatatatatatatatatatatatatatatatatatatataaaataatttttgtacttttatatatatatactatatatatatataagacagcacttaaatgtttaatatattatttactgcAAATGAAGGGGAAAGTCATGAAAGGCAGTCCCTGACCTTAAGTAGGGTGGTTTTTGTTGGATTCATTCTTGAATTGAAGTCAACCTGCAAAGAAAACTATTACTGCCCAACACTTATTtgtatattacaaaatattcatTGAATGATTCAAAACAATGTTTATATAAGAAATAATCAGCATGTACCACAGCATCAACAGCAGGAGAGCTATCTCCTACAACCAGAAGAGTTGGGCACCTAGATGAACAAAGAACTGTTCAGTAAAAAgagcagggaaaaaaagaagacaataaaATATGATTCAGGCTGAAACAGAAACATTGAAAAACATTTGACTTACTTCAGGGTTTTCACATTGAGGTTTCCACCTGGAGGAGGTCTCTCAACATCCAGATTCCTTCGACTAAACGGCagatcagaataaagaaacGTGAAAGTTttcttgtgaaaaaaaatgaaatgaaatgaaaaaatcttTTATCGTACTTTTATCGATCTCCTGATCACAGAGTGGAGAAAACAGGACATGTCAACAAATGGCAAATATGTACCAGGTTTTTGTGGTACCTGTTATAGGACTTGACAAACAGCTCCAAGTTTCTCTGGTTAATGTTGTTTAGGATGTGATGCCGAAAGGTTGCTATCAGGTCATGGTTGTTGTGAATTTCCTCCTGTCATATTTCCATATAGTCATATAATCAGTAACAAATAACAATTCCATTGTTTGAATGGACATTTTGTagagaatattattaatatgaaaTTGTTGACATTTTAATGTCACAAGTGTTCTGTCTTACATTTCCAAACAGGTGGGTGATGATCATATTAAGAACATTATGTGTCCAGCCAGAGATCTGTGGGAAGTATCAGCTTGCTTTAAATCACTGAAGTACAGTACATGTATGTTTGAAAAAGACACATATCTAACACTCTTGAAATGAAAATCTATTTTCAACGTGTGTCATCATaagcatcattttttttttaatttatacacactaaatgtatttcttttgcaAGATATTCTGACAGTTCAGTGACTTTCCACTGTCTTTCCCTTCTGTAAAACTAAtagtttaaagaaaaatgtttaggAGCTGATTGTATGTGAGGGTTTATGACTGATTGTAGCCTGTATGAACCGCTGTACCTTATGTGCTGCCCAGTCCATCCAGTCTTCTGCCTGAGCATCAATGTTGATCAGAACAAGACCCTCAACCAGTTCAGGATGGTTCAGCTGTGAGAAAGGATCAACAGATCCCCCGAAACCAATaagttaatttaaaatgtttaacaaattCAAAAGGCAGTTAAGGTTTTCTACATACTACTTTTTGTATTGAAGTCTTAAATAATTAAGAATGTATTTATAGTAAGAGGAAGATTCTTGTGGATTTATAGCCctcatgtttattacaattaaaaggATTATGTTATAGAGCAAGACTGGGTTTCATTTCTGATTTAGCAGTGCAACTTACAGCAAACTGTGCAAGGATGTAGGCTCCAGCCCCAACTGCCATTCCAATAATGCTCGTAATACTATAGGAAGCAAATgcagatattatattataataaaaagaaagtgtCTGATATTATAAGTTGGATCTGATatcatttaatcttttttttttttttttgcaaacttaCTCATAATGCTGGAGAACAATAGGGATAGTCTCAGAGAGCTGGTCCATTGAGGGGTAGGTGGATCTACAAAAGGTTAAATGCACTGGTTAAATATATGAAGTTATACAATAGCAATAGCTGAAACATTAACAGTTTATTTTCAAGAAGATgacacaaattattttattttgaaatgtctaTTGCAAATACATTGTTGTCACAAAGGTGTATtttctaaattaaattttaaatgtcattttacttGACTAAACATCAGCCAATTATCTGTTTATGAGCTGTTTCAGCATCATACTAACACCGAACATACTGAAAACATACAGAGAACAAGTGATCTACAGGATATAAAATCTATAATCATTGTAGGACCTTGAGGCTGATCGTACATTACAACCAGAAATGCAACCACTGTGATTTagaattatatatgtattagtCTTAATGCttaaaacaagtaaaatattataatattataatattataatattataatattttacttgttttaaGCATTAAGActaatagatatataatattata contains:
- the ndrg1b gene encoding protein NDRG1b translates to MVLENSEHCFITEAKVSKDNVETPYGIVQCTMHGIARGNRPVILTYHDIGLNHKTCFSNLFTHEDMLEITQYFSVCHINAPGQQEDASTIPTGSTYPSMDQLSETIPIVLQHYDITSIIGMAVGAGAYILAQFALNHPELVEGLVLINIDAQAEDWMDWAAHKISGWTHNVLNMIITHLFGNEEIHNNHDLIATFRHHILNNINQRNLELFVKSYNSRRNLDVERPPPGGNLNVKTLKCPTLLVVGDSSPAVDAVVDFNSRMNPTKTTLLKMADCGGLPQVDQPAKLAEAFKYFIQGLGYIPTVSMTRLSRSRTVSGSSISALEAVQSHNSTGEEQHGHRHTSISIDNDSDSSTELRLLGTTQPSQVYC